Proteins encoded together in one Deinococcus irradiatisoli window:
- the panC gene encoding pantoate--beta-alanine ligase, whose amino-acid sequence MTDLVHTPAELRAALRALSPAPLGLVPTMGALHEGHAHLIRRARLDRQRVVLSVFVNPLQFGPNEDYAAYPRTLEHDLRLAEAEGVDLVFAPSAEQMYPPGYATRVSVPGVSEGFDGASRPGHFTGVATVVLKLLNLVQPQRAYFGEKDWQQLMVIRHLARDLNLPLEIVGVSTVRSDQPGEEGLALSSRNSYFTPEQRRRASVLARSLQAAQARYAAGERQASALLSAARVVLDSEPELSLDYLSLVDGDMHEIERIDNEGVSTLHLSEYRLLVAARLFGVRLIDNMPLLSTGETR is encoded by the coding sequence GTGACTGACCTCGTTCATACGCCCGCCGAACTGCGCGCCGCCCTGCGCGCCCTCAGCCCGGCGCCGCTGGGCCTGGTGCCCACCATGGGCGCCCTGCACGAAGGCCACGCCCACCTGATTCGCCGCGCCCGCCTGGACCGGCAGCGGGTGGTGCTGAGCGTGTTCGTCAATCCGTTGCAGTTCGGCCCGAACGAGGACTACGCCGCCTACCCGCGCACCCTGGAGCACGACCTGCGCCTGGCCGAGGCCGAGGGGGTGGACCTGGTGTTCGCGCCGAGCGCCGAGCAGATGTACCCGCCGGGCTACGCCACGCGGGTGAGCGTGCCGGGCGTCTCGGAGGGCTTCGACGGCGCCTCGCGCCCCGGCCACTTCACCGGCGTCGCCACGGTGGTACTCAAGCTGCTGAACCTGGTGCAGCCGCAGCGGGCCTACTTCGGCGAGAAGGACTGGCAGCAGCTGATGGTGATTCGCCACCTGGCACGCGATTTGAACTTGCCGCTGGAAATCGTGGGGGTGTCGACGGTGCGCTCCGATCAGCCCGGCGAGGAGGGACTGGCACTGAGCAGCCGCAACAGCTACTTCACGCCGGAGCAGCGGCGGCGTGCGTCGGTGCTGGCGCGGTCTCTCCAGGCGGCGCAGGCGAGGTACGCAGCAGGGGAGCGACAGGCCAGCGCGCTGCTCTCGGCGGCCCGCGTCGTGCTGGACAGCGAGCCCGAACTCAGCCTCGATTACCTCAGCCTGGTCGACGGTGACATGCATGAAATAGAGCGAATCGATAATGAAGGCGTGTCTACGCTGCACCTTTCCGAATACCGCCTGCTGGTGGCCGCCCGGCTGTTCGGCGTGCGCCTGATCGACAACATGCCGCTGCTCTCCACCGGAGAAACGCGGTGA
- a CDS encoding type IV pilus twitching motility protein PilT, whose translation MNLDELLRQMLARRVSDVHLQAGSPPTGRVDGQLMQFGGQMLMPPDTQALAQSILSADQWEDFEYRNELDTAYSVAGLGRFRCNIFRQRGAVGIVMRVVGDSIPNFESLGLPVEVLRSFSEASRGLILVTGPTGAGKSTTMASMVDHINRTFAYNIITIEDPIEILHRNQRSLVVQREVGTDTRDFRNALKYAMRQDPDVILIGEMRDKETVEAALTAAQTGHLVLSTLHTLDAMRTISRIIDFFPPYERTQIRVMLAESLVGIISQRLLKRADGIGRVLGHEVLINTPLISEFIRDEQRTHEIKDALIEDNIRGMHTFDQSLLELYRQNLITMDEAGDNATSPNEFKVMVTRSGMR comes from the coding sequence GTGAACCTCGACGAATTGCTGCGCCAGATGCTGGCCCGCCGGGTCAGCGACGTGCACCTGCAGGCCGGCAGCCCGCCCACCGGCCGGGTCGACGGCCAGCTGATGCAGTTCGGCGGCCAGATGCTGATGCCGCCCGACACCCAGGCGCTGGCGCAGAGCATTCTCAGCGCCGACCAGTGGGAGGATTTCGAGTACCGCAACGAACTCGACACCGCCTACAGCGTGGCGGGCCTGGGAAGATTTCGCTGCAACATCTTCCGTCAGCGCGGCGCGGTGGGCATCGTCATGCGGGTGGTGGGCGACAGCATTCCCAATTTCGAATCGCTGGGCCTGCCGGTGGAGGTGCTGCGGAGCTTTTCCGAGGCTTCGCGCGGCCTGATTCTGGTGACCGGGCCGACCGGCGCCGGCAAGAGCACCACCATGGCCAGCATGGTGGACCACATCAACCGGACCTTTGCCTACAACATCATCACCATCGAGGACCCCATCGAAATTCTGCACCGCAACCAGCGCAGCCTGGTGGTGCAGCGCGAGGTCGGCACCGACACCCGCGATTTTCGCAACGCCCTCAAGTACGCCATGCGCCAGGACCCCGACGTGATCCTAATCGGTGAGATGCGGGACAAGGAAACGGTGGAAGCGGCCCTGACCGCCGCCCAGACCGGCCACCTGGTGCTCTCGACCCTGCACACCCTCGACGCCATGCGGACCATCAGCCGCATCATCGATTTCTTCCCTCCGTACGAGCGCACCCAGATCCGGGTGATGCTGGCCGAGTCGCTGGTGGGCATCATCAGTCAGCGGCTGCTCAAGCGCGCCGACGGTATCGGGCGGGTGCTGGGCCACGAGGTGCTGATCAACACACCGCTGATCAGCGAATTTATCCGCGACGAGCAGCGGACCCACGAGATCAAAGACGCTTTGATCGAGGACAACATCCGCGGCATGCACACCTTCGATCAGAGCCTGCTGGAACTGTACCGCCAGAACCTGATCACCATGGACGAAGCCGGCGACAACGCCACCAGCCCCAACGAATTCAAGGTGATGGTTACCCGCTCCGGCATGCGCTGA
- a CDS encoding DinB family protein, translating to MHGDLLFGPPPDTLQRLLAPTEFAPLKRLLGGLSGEQATAHLPGAPHSIAEIAAHLLGNLRFNLDLIEGRAPETRADWPGVSAAQWPELAQALLDVDEKLRGYASRPEVLERVIFPATAGEPGWTAGYKLAVNVGLHNAYHFGQIVTLRQLLGAWPGTP from the coding sequence ATGCACGGCGATCTCCTGTTCGGCCCGCCGCCCGACACGCTCCAGCGCCTCCTGGCCCCCACCGAATTCGCGCCGCTGAAACGCCTCCTCGGCGGCCTGAGCGGCGAGCAGGCCACCGCCCACTTGCCCGGCGCGCCGCACAGCATCGCCGAGATCGCGGCGCATCTGCTCGGCAACCTGCGTTTCAACCTCGATTTGATCGAGGGACGTGCGCCGGAAACTCGCGCCGACTGGCCCGGCGTCAGCGCCGCCCAGTGGCCCGAACTGGCGCAGGCCCTGCTGGACGTCGACGAAAAACTGCGCGGCTACGCCTCCAGGCCAGAGGTGCTGGAGCGGGTCATCTTTCCCGCCACTGCTGGCGAACCGGGCTGGACAGCCGGGTACAAGCTGGCGGTGAATGTCGGCCTGCACAACGCCTACCATTTCGGCCAGATCGTCACGCTCCGGCAGCTGCTGGGGGCGTGGCCTGGTACGCCCTGA